In one window of Amblyomma americanum isolate KBUSLIRL-KWMA chromosome 9, ASM5285725v1, whole genome shotgun sequence DNA:
- the LOC144105717 gene encoding uncharacterized protein LOC144105717, with product MLVIRKTGMAAAWLDFVDLLDKNGGRRAYYKEIQRLYGLPMPSEATMTAHLVLERAVLTTLAASVNETGREAVYTTVARLESLFSNLNGYPLSRTILSVFKSSGIDAQSGVYITDRHFLAATDWLLGKYSRRQLLEHIAWWFAQICVVMASRKARMLVMSSEDGSRMLKTSRCLETAAAWFGPALYYMSDAEDFAAERREGVDRFLRGLTAQTQRALAATTWVDEHTRRVMEQRLRDLRVVAWMEQLESSGGPPQDQSWGSFPNYWYDPKKVRPYL from the exons ATGCTGGTGATTCGCAAGACGGGAATGGCTGCCGCCTGGCTGGACTTTGTGGACCTCCTCGACAAGAACGGAGGTCGGCGGGCATACTACAAGGAGATTCAAAG GCTCTACGGGTTACCGATGCCGAGCGAGGCGACCATGACCGCACACCTCGTCCTGGAACGGGCGGTCTTGACCACTCTTGCGGCTAGCGTCAACGAGACCGGCCGCGAAGCCGTCTACACGACGGTCGCTCGTCTCGAGTCCCTCTTCAGCAACCTgaacggctacccgctttccaGAACCATACTGTCCGTCTTCAAATCCTCGGGAATCGACGCGCAAAGCGGCGTCTACATCACCGACCGCCACTTCCTGGCCGCCACGGACTGGCTGCTGGGCAAGTACAGCAGGCGACAGCTCCTGGAGCACATCGCCTGGTGGTTCGCCCAGATATGCGTGGTGATGGCATCGCGCAAGGCGAGGATGCTGGTCATGAGCAGCGAGGACGGCTCGCGGATGCTGAAGACGTCTCGATGCCTCGAAACGGCCGCAGCCTGGTTCGGCCCGGCGCTGTACTACATGAGCGACGCGGAGGATTTCGCGGCAGAGCGAAGAGAAGGCGTGGACAGGTTCCTCCGAGGTCTGACCGCGCAGACGCAAAGGGCACTGGCGGCGACCACGTGGGTAGACGAGCATACGAGGCGCGTCATGGAGCAAAGGCTTCGCGACCTCAGAGTAGTGGCCTGGATGGAGCAGCTGGAGAGCAGCGGTGGCCCGCCTCAAGATCAGAGTTGGGGATCGTTCCCCAACTACTGGTACGATCCCAAAAAGGTACGGCCATATCTGTAG
- the LOC144103286 gene encoding uncharacterized protein LOC144103286: MPVHSPRHSSHRSVSSGVSSKARISGSKEHSAKEGHATEPGKDTSTHILAKSTTPSHRSSSSHSALPERSRRHPSRRSLATAAYSRAHMRSSGEHAATGVEGDRPEENHLANFEMDGKDQRRSFCTPAKPSDTSKPAATAASPTSTVSASVTSPESRKTPSAEKKTTSNLGLTPLASWISGKLKKRKRKKSPHSRQTAMEKQTAMEKKKKKNSRQAECIVLATVLLVLAVAVGVAVYYRYSPLSGGQRFGADDHGVCASADCKLHASFFRRRLDTRIDPCADFDAYVCSLWSPASGLARDLVEEMALSWTLKAAWLLTKETSGGRYDANGSYAHDQDEAVSAGRRAAAAFVEKCIAQKDDDADSLRMVRRFAASIEIPWPYDESATRHSAHPFAVLVKLDGLWGLELWGLELWSQASELPKRLCQ, translated from the exons atgcctgtgCACTCACCGCGGCATTCGTCCCACCGTTCCGTGAGCTCCGGTGTGTCTTCTAAGGCCCGCATCAGCGGCAGCAAGGAACACAGCGCGAAAGAAG GTCATGCAACGGAACCCGGAAAAGACACGTCGACTCACATCTTGGCAAAATCGACGACGCCTTCTCACCGCAGCTCCTCCTCGCACTCTGCGCTGCCCGAGCGCTCAAGGCGTCACCCAAGCCGCCGCTCATTGGCCACCGCTGCGTATTCAAGGgcgcacatgcgcagtagtgGTGAGCACGCCGCGACTGGTGTTGAGGGGGACAGGCCGGAAGAGAACCACCTGGCTAACTTCGAGATGGACGGAAAGGACCAACGGCGTTCCTTTTGTACACCCGCAAAACCATCGGACACGAGCAAgccagcggcaacagcagcgtcGCCCACTTCGACGGTGTCCGCATCCGTCACTTCTCCGGAGTCCAGGAAGACTCCCAGCGCCGAAAAGAAGACCACTAGCAACTTGGGGCTCACCCCTCTG GCGAGCTGGATCAGCGGgaagttgaagaaaagaaaacggaaGAAGTCGCCACATTCAAGGCAGACAGCCATGGAGAAGCAGACAGCCATG gagaagaagaagaagaagaattcaAGGCAGGCGGAATGCATAGTTCTCGCCACGGTGCTCCTGGTCCTGGCCGTCGCTGTGGGTGTGGCGGTGTACTACCGCTACTCTCCACTGTCGGGTGGCCAGCGCTTCGGAGCCGACGACCACGGTGTCTGCGCCTCGGCCGATTGCAAGCTGCACGCTTCGTTCTTCCGGAGAAGACTCGACACCCGAATCGACCCGTGCGCAGACTTCGACGCCTATGTCTGCTCGCTGTGGTCGCCCGCCAGTGGATTGGCTCGGGACCTCGTCGAAGAGATGGCGCTGTCCTGGACGCTGAAGGCAGCGTGGCTCCTGACGAAGGAGACGAGTGGTGGCCGTTATGACGCCAATGGCTCGTATGCGCATGACCAG GACGAGGCTGTGAGCGCCGGTCGCAGAGCCGCGGCTGCGTTCGTCGAAAAGTGCATAGCGCAGAAGGACGACGACGCAGACAGCCTGCGCATGGTGCGCCGCTTCGCGGCGTCCATCGAAATCCCGTGGCCTTACGACGAGTCGGCGACGAGGCACAGTGCCCACCCGTTCGCTGTGCTAGTCAAGCTGGACGGGCTCTGGGGACTCGAGCTCTGGGGACTCGAGCTCTGGTCTCAGGCAAGCGAACTTCCTAAGCGGCTCTGCCAATAG